A stretch of the Leptospira harrisiae genome encodes the following:
- a CDS encoding histidine phosphatase family protein, which yields MSLLYLVRHGQADRLGKNYDQLTEHGWKQAKLLGEYFKNQRIEFDSVYTGSLNRQKQTAQGIIESFSKDQFCIPEPIENPAWDEFDSKMWLGLAAKIRHANGNFAKLYESYKKAWEDGKEETRDYFQELIQTVLHDWVHGVWDPVEPYTFKEYVDKVSSGPKEIPNDVKSTLVVSSSTPIAIMMGLSCKMQPVEFPVFMKSITNSSLSIFRREKDHWEPVSWNNTPHLQDPDLVTLV from the coding sequence ATGTCTTTACTGTATTTGGTCCGTCATGGGCAGGCAGATCGTCTTGGGAAAAACTATGATCAACTAACAGAACACGGTTGGAAACAAGCAAAATTACTGGGAGAATACTTCAAAAACCAAAGAATCGAATTTGATTCTGTATACACAGGTAGTCTCAACCGACAAAAACAAACTGCACAAGGAATCATTGAAAGTTTTTCAAAAGACCAGTTTTGTATTCCAGAACCAATAGAAAATCCAGCTTGGGACGAATTTGATTCCAAAATGTGGCTTGGTCTTGCGGCTAAGATTCGTCATGCGAATGGTAACTTTGCAAAATTGTACGAATCTTATAAAAAAGCCTGGGAAGACGGAAAAGAGGAAACAAGAGACTATTTCCAAGAACTCATTCAAACTGTTTTACACGATTGGGTTCATGGAGTTTGGGATCCTGTAGAACCTTATACATTCAAAGAATACGTAGATAAAGTTTCTTCTGGCCCGAAAGAGATACCGAACGATGTAAAAAGTACGTTAGTAGTTTCTTCTAGTACTCCTATAGCGATTATGATGGGTCTATCTTGTAAAATGCAACCTGTCGAATTTCCCGTATTTATGAAATCGATTACCAATTCTTCTCTCAGTATTTTTAGACGGGAAAAAGATCATTGGGAGCCTGTGAGTTGGAACAACACACCCCATTTACAAGATCCAGATTTAGTTACCTTAGTTTGA
- a CDS encoding aldo/keto reductase encodes MKKRRLGKTGMVVSEICMGTMTFGSSCNEDEAFRILDRAYDAGIDFYDTAEIYPVPPQKSWVHRTEEIFGKWLKTKPRDGIILATKVAGPGHGWFSPPLREGKTALDKYHIRRAIEGSLQRLGIETIDLYQTHWPDHDVAYDETMEVLTELKEEGKIRYAGCSNETSFGLMKSLWTSDKYNLIRYDSIQNNFSILNRRFEDELAQVCRKEGVSLLPYSPLAGGVLTGKYNGTVPPEGARFVRYIAEGERQRRMASRFLNENTLAATADLMKIAEKYGMSATVLSVAWSKQHDFVASTIIGANTVAQLDESLKATDVILSDEILSEINLVSKKIQYPMG; translated from the coding sequence CGAGGATGAGGCGTTTCGAATTTTGGATCGTGCTTACGATGCCGGAATTGATTTTTATGATACCGCGGAAATTTATCCTGTGCCTCCTCAAAAATCTTGGGTGCATCGAACTGAAGAAATTTTTGGAAAGTGGCTCAAAACAAAACCTCGAGATGGTATCATTCTCGCAACGAAAGTCGCAGGCCCAGGACACGGTTGGTTTAGTCCCCCACTCCGCGAAGGAAAAACTGCACTAGACAAGTACCATATTCGTCGTGCGATTGAAGGTTCCTTACAAAGATTAGGTATTGAAACTATTGATTTGTATCAAACACATTGGCCAGACCATGATGTTGCTTATGATGAAACCATGGAAGTTTTGACAGAACTAAAAGAAGAAGGAAAAATTAGGTATGCCGGTTGTTCCAACGAAACTTCTTTTGGGCTGATGAAAAGCCTTTGGACTTCAGACAAATACAATCTAATTCGTTATGATTCCATTCAAAATAACTTTTCCATTTTGAATCGTCGTTTCGAAGATGAGTTAGCACAAGTTTGCCGAAAAGAAGGAGTATCTTTATTACCTTATTCTCCTCTTGCTGGTGGAGTCCTCACAGGAAAATACAACGGGACTGTTCCTCCGGAAGGGGCTAGGTTTGTTCGTTATATTGCCGAAGGAGAGAGACAGCGACGGATGGCCAGTCGTTTCTTAAATGAAAACACTTTGGCAGCCACTGCAGACCTAATGAAAATTGCGGAAAAATATGGAATGAGTGCCACTGTCCTTTCTGTCGCTTGGAGCAAACAACATGACTTTGTTGCTTCGACGATAATAGGAGCCAATACAGTCGCACAACTGGACGAGTCTTTAAAAGCAACTGATGTCATTTTGTCTGATGAAATTCTATCGGAAATCAATCTTGTTTCTAAGAAGATCCAATACCCAATGGGTTGA